Proteins encoded within one genomic window of Brachybacterium muris:
- a CDS encoding sensor histidine kinase, giving the protein MIGQLIVLCAGAVSITALTVMIGPAVFHYHLLQTALPVGSAEILHIERAYRDALALALGVGLVVSLLAAGLVTWRLARRLRQTLHRLTLAVDELSRGHYSTRVPALGAGTELDSLAATLNDMAARLDAVEENRRRLLSDLAHELRTPIATLSAHHEAMADGVIEPEAAMPILAGQTVRLSRLADDISEVSRAEEGQLPVELRPTSVRDLLDSTLQEWEERFEAAGVALRRDFVMRRSPIIHADPDRLAQVLGNLLSNALRHTSPGGTVTLSATMEGGTVVISVSDDGEGFTARDQARLFERFFRADSARTREDSGSGIGLTISRALVDAHGGTMSAASEGPGQGATFTIRLPGATADR; this is encoded by the coding sequence ATGATCGGCCAGCTCATCGTGCTGTGTGCCGGCGCCGTCAGCATCACCGCTCTGACGGTGATGATCGGACCCGCCGTCTTCCACTATCACCTGCTCCAGACTGCTCTTCCGGTGGGCAGCGCTGAGATTCTGCATATCGAGCGCGCCTACCGTGACGCTCTCGCCCTCGCCCTGGGGGTCGGACTGGTGGTCTCCCTCCTAGCGGCAGGCCTGGTCACCTGGAGACTGGCGCGACGACTCCGGCAGACGCTCCACCGCCTCACCCTGGCCGTGGACGAACTCTCCCGAGGCCACTACTCCACTCGGGTGCCCGCCCTCGGCGCGGGAACCGAGCTGGACTCTCTGGCCGCCACGCTCAACGACATGGCTGCACGCCTAGATGCCGTCGAAGAGAATCGCCGCCGGCTGCTCTCTGACCTCGCCCACGAGCTACGTACTCCCATTGCTACTCTCTCGGCACATCACGAGGCGATGGCTGATGGTGTCATCGAGCCGGAGGCGGCCATGCCCATCCTTGCCGGTCAGACCGTACGCCTGTCCCGGCTGGCCGACGACATCAGCGAGGTGTCCCGTGCCGAAGAGGGACAGCTCCCGGTGGAGCTGCGGCCAACGTCGGTCCGCGACCTGCTGGACTCAACACTCCAGGAATGGGAGGAGAGGTTCGAGGCAGCGGGTGTGGCATTGCGACGAGATTTCGTTATGCGCCGCTCCCCGATCATTCACGCCGACCCGGACCGCCTCGCCCAGGTACTCGGAAACCTCCTGAGCAATGCCCTGCGGCACACCTCGCCCGGAGGCACCGTCACGCTTTCGGCCACGATGGAGGGCGGCACCGTGGTGATCTCTGTGTCCGACGACGGTGAGGGTTTCACCGCGCGTGACCAGGCGCGGCTGTTCGAACGCTTCTTCCGCGCCGACAGCGCTCGCACCCGTGAGGACTCCGGGTCAGGTATCGGTCTGACGATCAGCCGCGCCCTGGTCGATGCGCACGGTGGAACCATGTCCGCAGCCAGTGAGGGGCCCGGACAGGGAGCCACCTTCACCATCCGGCTTCCTGGAGCGACCGCTGACCGCTGA
- a CDS encoding response regulator transcription factor — MRSESARAAATVLVVEDEVALSDVMQAYLVKAGYATGSARSGPEAVEVARALSPDVIILDLGLPGLDGLEVMRRIRAFSDCYVLITTARSEEVDRLVGLSVGADDYLTKPFSVRELVARVQAVLRRPRGEPGTAPSGTVRAFGELEIDTAAQEVRLAGQPVPLTPTERGLLMTLARRPGQVFSRHQLMEAVWGGSWIGDDHLVDVHIANLRRKLDETAGSARYVTTVRGIGYRMGKG, encoded by the coding sequence ATGAGGAGTGAATCGGCTCGAGCTGCAGCGACGGTTCTCGTTGTCGAAGACGAAGTCGCGCTCTCGGACGTCATGCAGGCATATCTCGTGAAGGCCGGCTACGCCACGGGGAGCGCGCGAAGCGGTCCGGAGGCGGTGGAGGTAGCCCGCGCCTTGTCACCGGACGTGATCATCCTCGATCTCGGCCTGCCTGGCCTTGATGGCTTGGAGGTGATGAGGAGGATCCGCGCCTTCTCCGACTGCTACGTGCTGATCACGACGGCGCGCTCAGAGGAGGTTGATCGCCTGGTGGGGCTGTCGGTGGGTGCGGATGACTACCTCACTAAACCGTTCAGCGTGCGTGAACTTGTCGCCCGGGTCCAGGCCGTGCTGCGGCGGCCCCGCGGCGAGCCCGGGACCGCTCCTTCGGGCACGGTGCGCGCGTTCGGAGAGCTTGAGATCGATACGGCCGCCCAGGAGGTGCGGCTCGCTGGCCAACCAGTCCCGCTGACCCCCACCGAGAGGGGACTGCTTATGACCCTGGCACGTCGGCCGGGCCAGGTCTTCAGCCGCCACCAGCTGATGGAAGCCGTCTGGGGTGGTTCCTGGATCGGAGATGACCATCTTGTCGATGTGCATATTGCCAACCTGCGACGAAAACTGGACGAGACAGCGGGTTCGGCACGGTATGTCACCACGGTCCGCGGTATCGGGTACCGGATGGGGAAGGGGTGA
- a CDS encoding IS1380 family transposase codes for MNTTGLYPRPQVDVASVPAVGQAGGILLTQTLRATGLANELSRALAPWRKQFSRHDPGKILTDLALMLAVGGDCLADVATLRAEPEVYGPVASDPTISRLLTALAADVDKAENAISTARRNARKNAWAQAGHHAPNANATVKNPLVIDLDASLVTSHSEKEFARPTFKKGFGFHPLLAFVDHGTGGSGEMLTCLLRPGNAGSNTAADHKSVIADALAQVGMGSRPGKKVLVRIDGAGGTKKTLQELVKRRVSYSVGFTLPANTPELFRLIPKDVWEPAYNPGGDVRDGADVAELTGLLDLDEDWPTGMRVIVRRERPHPGAQLRFDDVDGYRLTAFATNTSTGQLADLEVRHRRRARCEDRIRAAKDMGLRNLPLTSFAQNRIWCQIVALASEITAWMGLLGYADQPARRWEPKRVRHRLFQIPATIARHARQQVLHLSDQSLWARIVLAGHARLTQLPAPAG; via the coding sequence GTGAATACTACCGGGTTGTATCCACGTCCTCAGGTTGATGTCGCATCGGTGCCCGCCGTCGGTCAAGCAGGCGGGATCCTGCTGACCCAGACGCTGCGGGCGACGGGCCTGGCCAACGAGCTGTCTAGAGCGCTGGCCCCGTGGAGGAAGCAGTTCTCGCGGCATGATCCGGGGAAGATCCTCACCGATCTTGCGCTGATGCTCGCGGTCGGTGGGGACTGCCTGGCCGACGTCGCGACGCTGCGGGCGGAACCGGAGGTGTATGGGCCTGTGGCCTCGGATCCGACGATCTCCCGCCTGCTGACCGCCCTGGCGGCTGACGTCGACAAGGCCGAGAACGCGATCAGCACGGCCCGCCGGAATGCTCGCAAGAACGCCTGGGCTCAGGCCGGGCATCACGCCCCCAATGCGAACGCAACGGTGAAGAATCCGCTGGTCATCGACCTGGATGCATCACTGGTGACGTCCCATAGCGAGAAGGAGTTCGCCAGGCCGACGTTCAAGAAGGGTTTCGGATTCCATCCGTTGCTGGCGTTCGTCGACCACGGCACCGGAGGAAGCGGAGAGATGCTGACCTGTCTCCTGCGCCCCGGTAACGCCGGTTCGAACACCGCCGCCGATCACAAGAGCGTGATCGCCGATGCGCTGGCTCAGGTGGGGATGGGGTCCCGGCCCGGGAAGAAAGTGCTGGTCCGGATTGACGGGGCCGGTGGCACGAAGAAGACGCTGCAGGAGCTCGTGAAGCGGCGGGTCTCGTACTCGGTCGGATTCACCCTGCCTGCGAACACGCCGGAACTGTTTCGCTTGATCCCGAAGGACGTGTGGGAGCCGGCCTACAACCCAGGCGGCGACGTCCGGGACGGCGCGGACGTCGCCGAACTGACCGGGCTGCTCGACCTCGACGAGGACTGGCCGACCGGGATGCGAGTCATCGTCCGGCGTGAGCGCCCTCATCCCGGGGCGCAGCTGCGGTTCGATGACGTCGATGGCTACCGGCTCACTGCGTTCGCGACCAACACCTCCACGGGCCAGCTCGCCGATCTCGAGGTGCGTCACCGTCGGCGTGCTCGTTGCGAGGACCGGATCCGGGCCGCGAAAGACATGGGCCTGCGGAACCTGCCCCTGACCTCGTTCGCGCAGAACCGGATCTGGTGCCAGATCGTGGCTCTGGCCAGTGAGATCACTGCCTGGATGGGGCTGCTCGGCTACGCCGACCAGCCCGCTCGGCGGTGGGAACCCAAACGCGTGCGCCACCGCCTGTTCCAGATCCCCGCGACCATCGCACGGCATGCTCGTCAGCAGGTCCTACACCTCTCGGACCAGTCACTCTGGGCCCGGATCGTCCTGGCAGGCCACGCCCGCCTCACCCAACTCCCCGCCCCCGCCGGATAG